Proteins encoded by one window of Rubrobacter indicoceani:
- a CDS encoding transketolase-like TK C-terminal-containing protein, producing the protein METGRVGSKGEVLGAERLGALEGIERRVLWLATSIVHHANRVRPNPSGVKVGGHQASSASMTSIMTALWFEHLRAGDHVSVKPHASPVLQAIQYLLGNLDRKYLTELRSYGGLQSYPSRTKDPYPVDFSTGSVGLGATAPIWAAISSRYVRGRFGEVEDQGEDISRKVALIGDAELDEGACWEAIADPTVSRLGEVLWVVDLNRQTLDRVVPEIAIGRLMNMFEAAGWHTVNVKYGRGLRQLFARPGGEALERRINDMKNSEYQRLLRGTTDELRERLPEVEGDMKNDIRKVIDRVEDADLARAFRDLGGHDLESLVEAYREADAATDRPSVVFAYTIKGRRLPIEGHPSNHSALLTLEQYGELAEEYGFDPEDPWETFNENSEESKLCGEVSERLAKPESAPAPPPEVPVETGRAYRGETSTQQEFGRTVTELPRLAPEVAERIVTVSPDVASSTNLGGWINKVGIWSTEERRDWFSDDPETLLRWRETGTGQHIELGIAEVNLAGLIGELGYEWRRSGQPLLPIGTIYDPFVNRTLEPWSFGIYGGGQSILVGTPSGVTLAPEGGAHQSISTPSIGLEQPGCIAWEPAFGQDLEWTLLYALSRLGKPPEKGGASHYFRLSTRPVEQSLSPAPGNREDRESRRRQVLSGGYRLRDAQERGLRPQVTLVGVGAMMPEVIRAADLLEEEGAIGADVVCLTSASLVFRALQARKGLTDAPYGILDRLFPESRKLPMVSVIDGHPHSLAFLGGVQTVPATHLGVSEFGQSGGVDDLYRHHGLDPETIVGAALDVMGSF; encoded by the coding sequence TTGGAGACGGGTCGGGTCGGGTCGAAGGGTGAGGTTCTCGGGGCAGAGCGGCTTGGTGCGCTCGAAGGGATAGAGCGGCGGGTGCTGTGGCTCGCGACCTCCATCGTGCATCATGCGAACCGGGTCAGGCCGAACCCGTCGGGGGTAAAGGTCGGGGGGCATCAGGCGTCGAGCGCGTCCATGACCTCCATAATGACGGCGCTGTGGTTCGAGCATCTGCGAGCCGGGGATCACGTCTCCGTAAAGCCGCACGCCTCGCCCGTTCTGCAGGCTATCCAGTACCTGCTCGGCAACCTGGACCGGAAATACCTGACGGAGCTCCGGTCTTACGGCGGGCTTCAGAGCTACCCGAGCCGGACAAAGGACCCGTACCCGGTTGATTTCTCGACCGGGAGCGTCGGGCTCGGGGCGACGGCTCCTATCTGGGCCGCTATCTCCAGCCGCTACGTTCGGGGGAGGTTCGGGGAGGTGGAGGATCAGGGCGAAGACATCTCCCGAAAGGTCGCTCTGATCGGCGACGCGGAGCTTGACGAGGGGGCGTGCTGGGAGGCGATCGCCGACCCGACCGTCTCGCGGCTCGGCGAGGTCCTGTGGGTCGTTGACCTGAACCGTCAGACGCTCGACCGGGTGGTGCCGGAGATCGCGATCGGCCGCCTCATGAACATGTTCGAGGCGGCGGGCTGGCACACGGTGAACGTGAAGTACGGACGCGGGCTGCGCCAACTCTTCGCCCGCCCCGGCGGCGAGGCCCTGGAGCGGCGCATCAACGACATGAAGAACTCCGAGTACCAGCGGCTTCTTCGCGGCACGACCGACGAGCTGCGCGAACGCCTCCCCGAAGTCGAGGGCGACATGAAGAACGATATAAGGAAGGTCATAGACAGAGTGGAGGACGCCGACCTCGCCCGCGCCTTCCGCGACCTCGGCGGCCACGACCTCGAGAGCCTCGTCGAGGCATACCGCGAGGCCGACGCCGCAACCGACCGCCCCTCCGTCGTCTTCGCCTACACCATCAAGGGTAGGCGGCTCCCGATAGAGGGCCACCCCTCCAACCACTCCGCGCTCCTCACGCTCGAGCAGTACGGAGAACTCGCAGAAGAGTACGGCTTCGACCCGGAAGACCCGTGGGAGACGTTCAACGAAAACAGCGAGGAATCGAAGCTCTGCGGGGAGGTCTCGGAGAGGCTTGCAAAGCCGGAGTCCGCGCCAGCCCCGCCGCCGGAGGTTCCGGTGGAGACGGGGCGCGCTTACAGGGGCGAGACCTCGACGCAGCAGGAGTTCGGTCGTACGGTAACGGAGCTTCCGAGGCTCGCGCCGGAGGTCGCCGAGCGGATAGTAACCGTCAGCCCGGACGTGGCGTCCTCGACGAACCTCGGGGGCTGGATCAACAAGGTCGGTATCTGGTCCACCGAGGAACGCCGCGACTGGTTCTCGGACGACCCCGAGACCCTTCTCCGCTGGCGCGAGACGGGCACGGGCCAGCACATAGAACTCGGCATCGCGGAGGTCAACCTCGCCGGGCTTATAGGGGAGCTCGGCTACGAGTGGAGAAGAAGCGGCCAGCCGCTCCTGCCCATCGGAACGATCTACGACCCCTTCGTGAACCGAACCCTTGAACCCTGGTCGTTCGGCATCTACGGTGGCGGTCAGTCCATCCTCGTCGGCACCCCCTCGGGGGTTACGCTGGCCCCGGAGGGCGGCGCGCACCAGTCCATAAGCACCCCGTCCATCGGCCTCGAACAACCCGGCTGTATCGCGTGGGAACCGGCCTTCGGCCAGGACCTTGAATGGACGCTTCTGTACGCCCTCTCCCGCCTCGGCAAACCCCCGGAGAAGGGCGGCGCCTCACACTACTTCCGGCTCTCGACCCGCCCGGTCGAGCAGTCCCTCTCCCCCGCTCCCGGGAACAGAGAAGACCGCGAAAGTCGCCGGCGGCAGGTTTTAAGCGGCGGCTACCGGCTCCGGGATGCACAGGAGCGCGGCCTGAGGCCGCAGGTAACGCTTGTCGGGGTCGGGGCGATGATGCCGGAGGTTATCCGGGCCGCCGACCTGCTGGAGGAAGAGGGCGCAATCGGGGCGGACGTGGTGTGCCTGACGAGCGCGAGCCTTGTCTTTCGGGCGCTGCAGGCGAGGAAGGGGCTGACGGACGCCCCGTACGGCATCCTCGACAGGCTGTTCCCGGAAAGCAGAAAGCTCCCGATGGTCAGCGTTATAGACGGCCATCCGCACTCGCTGGCGTTTCTGGGAGGGGTGCAGACCGTCCCGGCGACGCACCTCGGGGTCTCGGAGTTCGGACAGTCGGGGGGCGTGGACGACCTCTACCGGCACCACGGCCTCGACCCGGAGACCATCGTCGGGGCGGCTCTGGACGTGATGGGCTCTTTCTGA
- a CDS encoding type IV pilus twitching motility protein PilT, whose amino-acid sequence MTCRRRGFCRGEETLPPGGRERTQTGEDQTGKDQTEVALTGMIDVLVGELVALGGSDLHLKVGSVPAARMNGELVRLEDYNILRPEDTEGLLADMMPPFSHEVFARDGEADFSYIAEDVGRLRVNAFRQRGSVSIVMRIIPFEVPNLDNLALPDAISKLSGEERGLVFVTGSTGSGKSTTLAAMIDRINRSEAKHIVTIEDPIEFLHKDKLSIINQREVGQDTASFSQALRRALRQDPDVILVGEIRDAETARIALSAAETGHLVLSTLHTMDTTETVNRMIDLFPPGERGQVRAMLSGTLKGVIGQRLVRTKDGEGRAAAVEVMITTGRVRDYILDPEKTDEIQEVISEGEYYGMQTYDQALLKLVAADLVTFETALQAASQPQNFRLMVQTLGSGLQHSSF is encoded by the coding sequence TTGACTTGCCGAAGGCGGGGTTTCTGCCGGGGGGAGGAGACCCTGCCGCCGGGCGGGCGCGAGCGGACGCAGACGGGCGAGGATCAGACGGGCAAAGATCAGACGGAGGTAGCTTTGACGGGGATGATAGACGTGCTGGTCGGGGAGCTTGTCGCGCTCGGGGGGAGCGACCTGCACCTGAAGGTCGGGTCGGTCCCGGCGGCGAGGATGAACGGCGAGCTGGTGCGCCTCGAGGATTACAACATCCTTCGCCCCGAGGATACCGAGGGCCTGCTCGCGGATATGATGCCCCCGTTCTCTCACGAGGTCTTCGCCAGAGACGGCGAAGCGGACTTCTCCTACATAGCGGAGGACGTCGGACGGCTGCGGGTCAACGCCTTCCGGCAGCGCGGCTCGGTGAGCATCGTTATGAGGATCATCCCCTTCGAGGTCCCAAACCTCGACAACCTCGCCCTCCCGGACGCCATCTCGAAGCTCTCCGGCGAGGAGCGCGGCCTGGTCTTTGTGACCGGCTCCACCGGCAGCGGTAAATCAACGACCCTCGCCGCGATGATAGACCGCATAAACCGAAGCGAAGCAAAGCATATCGTCACCATCGAGGACCCCATAGAGTTTCTTCACAAGGACAAGCTGAGCATCATAAACCAGCGCGAGGTTGGTCAGGACACCGCCTCGTTTTCACAGGCCCTCCGCCGCGCCCTCCGGCAGGACCCGGACGTGATCCTTGTAGGTGAGATCCGGGACGCCGAAACCGCCCGCATAGCCCTCTCCGCCGCCGAGACCGGTCACCTCGTGCTCTCCACCCTCCACACGATGGACACGACGGAGACGGTGAACCGCATGATAGACCTCTTCCCGCCCGGCGAACGCGGCCAGGTTCGTGCGATGCTCTCCGGCACGCTCAAGGGCGTTATCGGCCAGCGGCTCGTTCGCACAAAGGACGGTGAGGGACGCGCCGCCGCCGTCGAGGTGATGATAACGACCGGGCGCGTCCGGGACTACATCCTCGACCCCGAGAAGACCGATGAGATCCAGGAAGTCATCTCCGAGGGCGAGTACTATGGGATGCAGACCTACGACCAGGCCCTCCTCAAGCTGGTCGCCGCCGACCTCGTGACCTTTGAAACCGCCCT
- a CDS encoding GspE/PulE family protein — protein MLRQQGGARQDADPTVRPAAGPGRSGTLGKSIWDTLVSEGIISEAQLQQARDMQRDDPRDLGKILVSLNFVTAEEIGRARSRRLRLRYVELAGLDLDRSVVNLVPENVLRKYRALPLAVEEGKLVVALGDPLNIQALEDLRMSSRHSILPVVADEEAIDKALIKLFAAGEDVSSILDGANVEEVEEVGELDLGIGARPDERPVIRLVSSVLQQAISDGASDIHVEPRQNHLIIRFRVDGILREVMTIPQKLQNGVTARFKILSNLNIAEKRLPQDGRFSVKVGGKKVDLRVSTLPTVFGEKMVLRLLETSNVLMKLTDLGFAPEVYEKYRDVFTRPYGAILVTGPTGSGKSTTLYATLNELNTPEKNIITVEDPVEYRIGGINQVQTNAKVGLTFASALRNILRSDPDIVMIGEIRDHETAKIAVESALTGHLVLATLHTNDASSALNRLTDMGVEPFLTSSAVDCVIAQRLARKLCPHCKRPVEIEPDVLENSGFQPGGLSAPDFHEAAGCDRCGGTGYSGRLGIYELMVMTEEIKRMVLSRASNDDIARVAEGSGMVRLKEDGLYKAARGLTTIEEVLRTVV, from the coding sequence ATGCTCAGACAACAGGGCGGCGCAAGACAGGACGCCGACCCGACGGTGAGGCCCGCCGCCGGGCCGGGCCGTTCGGGGACGCTCGGCAAGAGCATCTGGGATACGCTCGTCTCGGAGGGGATCATCTCGGAGGCGCAGCTTCAGCAGGCCCGCGACATGCAGCGCGACGACCCGAGGGACCTCGGCAAGATCCTGGTCTCCCTCAACTTTGTCACCGCCGAGGAGATAGGGCGGGCGAGATCCCGGCGGCTCCGGCTTCGCTACGTCGAGCTCGCCGGGCTCGACCTCGACCGCTCCGTGGTGAACCTCGTGCCCGAGAACGTTCTCCGCAAGTACCGCGCCCTCCCCCTCGCCGTCGAGGAGGGCAAGCTCGTCGTGGCCCTCGGAGACCCGCTGAACATCCAGGCCCTCGAAGACCTGCGGATGTCCTCCCGACACTCCATCTTACCCGTCGTCGCAGACGAAGAGGCCATAGACAAGGCCCTCATCAAGCTCTTCGCCGCCGGGGAGGACGTCTCGAGCATCCTCGACGGCGCAAACGTGGAAGAGGTCGAGGAGGTCGGGGAACTCGACCTCGGTATCGGGGCGAGGCCGGACGAGAGGCCGGTGATCCGCCTTGTAAGCTCCGTTCTGCAGCAGGCCATAAGCGACGGCGCTTCGGACATCCACGTCGAGCCGCGCCAGAACCACCTCATCATCCGTTTCCGGGTGGACGGGATACTGCGCGAGGTTATGACGATCCCGCAGAAGCTCCAGAACGGGGTCACCGCCAGGTTCAAGATCCTCTCGAACCTGAACATCGCCGAGAAGCGGCTCCCGCAGGACGGACGGTTCAGCGTAAAGGTCGGCGGCAAGAAGGTGGACCTCCGCGTCTCCACCCTGCCGACGGTCTTCGGGGAGAAGATGGTCCTCCGGCTCCTTGAAACCTCCAACGTGCTCATGAAGCTCACCGACCTCGGGTTCGCCCCCGAAGTCTACGAAAAGTACCGCGACGTCTTTACCCGGCCATACGGGGCCATCCTCGTGACCGGGCCGACGGGGAGCGGCAAATCAACGACGCTCTACGCCACGCTCAACGAGCTCAACACCCCGGAGAAGAACATCATCACCGTCGAAGACCCGGTCGAGTACCGGATAGGCGGCATAAACCAGGTCCAGACAAACGCAAAGGTCGGCCTGACGTTTGCAAGCGCGCTCCGGAACATCTTAAGGAGCGACCCGGACATAGTGATGATCGGGGAGATAAGGGACCACGAGACGGCGAAGATAGCGGTCGAGTCAGCCCTGACGGGACATCTGGTCCTTGCGACGCTTCACACCAACGACGCCTCCTCGGCCCTCAACCGCCTGACGGACATGGGGGTCGAGCCGTTTCTCACCTCGTCGGCGGTGGACTGCGTGATCGCCCAGCGGCTCGCAAGAAAGCTGTGTCCGCACTGCAAACGCCCGGTGGAGATAGAACCGGACGTCCTTGAAAACTCGGGGTTTCAGCCGGGGGGCCTTTCGGCCCCGGACTTCCACGAGGCAGCGGGCTGCGACCGGTGCGGCGGCACGGGTTACTCGGGGCGGCTCGGCATCTACGAGCTTATGGTGATGACCGAGGAGATAAAGCGAATGGTCCTCTCCCGCGCGTCAAACGACGACATCGCCCGCGTCGCGGAGGGCTCGGGCATGGTCCGGCTCAAGGAAGACGGCCTCTACAAGGCCGCAAGGGGCCTAACAACGATCGAGGAAGTCCTGAGAACCGTTGTATAG
- a CDS encoding type II secretion system F family protein, which produces MSVFTYRARDRRGQVHEDTIEGNDVATVAATLRSEGLLVIDVKEQNVGQKDILEPFKTVKLGDLVVFTRQFATMINAGLPIVRALRALTDQTQNKKLRDALDAIRSDVESGYSLSEAMARHPEIFSKLYIEMVRAGEVGGVLDTVLLRVATQLEKDQELRRKVKSAMTYPTVVLILALVTGAAMLIFIVPIFARMFTDLGGVLPLPTRIAIGISDLLTSIFGIIFGLAAIGGVVFFLRWIKTENGRKVWGRIVLKIPAKIGDIVQKGAMARFARTLSSLGSAGVPILQALEITANASGNYVIESALLRSRDAIKEGRPLYLPLEEEPVFPTMVTRMLAVGEETGETEEMLEKIADFYESEVDASVKALTSIIEPLMIVVVGGIVGGIIIAMYLPMFKIFELIE; this is translated from the coding sequence ATGAGCGTCTTTACGTACAGGGCGCGCGACCGACGCGGGCAGGTTCACGAGGACACCATCGAGGGCAACGACGTTGCAACGGTGGCGGCCACCCTCAGAAGCGAGGGTCTGCTCGTTATAGACGTCAAAGAGCAGAACGTCGGGCAGAAAGATATCCTGGAGCCGTTCAAGACGGTAAAGCTGGGCGACCTCGTTGTCTTCACCCGGCAGTTCGCGACCATGATCAACGCCGGCCTCCCCATAGTCCGCGCCCTTCGCGCCCTGACCGATCAGACCCAGAACAAAAAGCTCCGCGACGCCCTCGACGCCATCCGCTCCGACGTGGAGAGCGGCTACTCGCTCTCCGAAGCGATGGCCAGGCACCCGGAGATCTTCAGCAAGCTCTACATCGAGATGGTGCGGGCCGGTGAGGTAGGCGGCGTCCTCGATACGGTGCTGCTGCGCGTCGCCACGCAACTGGAAAAGGATCAGGAACTCAGAAGAAAGGTCAAGAGCGCGATGACCTACCCGACGGTCGTCCTTATCCTGGCGCTCGTGACCGGGGCGGCGATGCTGATCTTCATCGTCCCGATCTTCGCCCGGATGTTCACCGACCTCGGCGGGGTTCTCCCGCTCCCGACACGGATCGCCATCGGCATCTCGGACCTCCTGACAAGCATCTTCGGGATCATCTTCGGCCTCGCCGCGATAGGCGGGGTCGTCTTTTTTCTGCGCTGGATAAAGACCGAGAACGGCCGGAAGGTCTGGGGCCGCATCGTACTGAAGATCCCGGCCAAAATAGGCGACATCGTCCAGAAGGGCGCGATGGCCCGCTTCGCCCGAACCCTCTCCTCCCTCGGCTCGGCGGGCGTTCCGATCCTCCAGGCCCTCGAGATAACCGCCAACGCCTCGGGCAACTACGTTATCGAGTCGGCCCTGCTCCGAAGCCGCGACGCCATAAAGGAAGGCCGTCCGCTCTACCTGCCGCTGGAGGAAGAACCCGTCTTTCCGACGATGGTAACGAGGATGCTCGCCGTCGGGGAGGAGACCGGCGAGACCGAGGAGATGCTGGAGAAGATCGCCGACTTCTACGAGTCCGAGGTGGACGCTAGCGTCAAAGCACTGACGAGCATCATAGAGCCGCTCATGATCGTCGTCGTGGGAGGCATCGTCGGCGGCATCATAATCGCGATGTACCTCCCGATGTTCAAGATCTTCGAGCTGATCGAATAA
- a CDS encoding type IV pilus twitching motility protein PilT has protein sequence MTENGLNDYLFAAHRLEASDLHLTVGAPPSVRVSGRVRPLLSEGGAPCPPVSPSHARDVIYGILTDRQRKRLEEDLELDFSYTVANLSRFRVNVYVQRGSLGAAFRMIPHSITPLEDLGLPKVVADLADRPRGLVLVTGPTGSGKSTTLAAMIDRINEVREEHIMSVEDPIEFLHFHKKCLVNQREVGQDTRSFANALKHVLRQDPDVILVGEMRDLETIQLAITAAETGHMVFATLHTQDAPQTVDRVIDVFPPHQQQQVRTQLSNALEGVVTQTLVQRREERGGGRVVAAEVMVATSGVRNLIREGKNHQIYSAMQTGAGVGMVTMDASLVDLVRRGEISKESALKKSSNPEEVHRMLGAGPPSARGGSRNGLVGGRR, from the coding sequence ATGACAGAGAACGGCCTCAACGACTACCTCTTCGCTGCCCACCGGCTCGAGGCGAGCGACCTGCACCTGACGGTGGGGGCTCCGCCGTCGGTGAGGGTCTCCGGGCGGGTCCGGCCCCTGCTTTCTGAGGGCGGCGCCCCCTGCCCGCCCGTCTCCCCCTCTCACGCAAGGGATGTGATCTACGGCATCCTCACCGACCGCCAGCGCAAGCGCCTGGAGGAGGACCTCGAGCTTGACTTCTCCTACACCGTCGCAAACCTCTCGCGTTTTCGGGTGAACGTGTACGTGCAGAGGGGCTCTCTCGGGGCGGCTTTTCGGATGATCCCGCACAGCATCACCCCCCTAGAGGACCTCGGCCTGCCGAAGGTGGTCGCAGACCTTGCAGACCGCCCCCGGGGCCTTGTCCTTGTCACGGGCCCTACGGGGAGCGGCAAGTCAACGACCCTCGCTGCGATGATAGACCGCATAAACGAGGTGCGTGAAGAGCACATAATGAGCGTGGAGGACCCGATAGAGTTTCTTCACTTCCACAAGAAGTGCCTTGTAAACCAGCGCGAGGTGGGCCAGGATACCCGCTCCTTTGCAAACGCCCTGAAGCACGTCCTGAGGCAGGACCCGGACGTGATCCTTGTAGGCGAGATGCGAGACCTCGAGACCATACAGCTTGCCATCACCGCCGCCGAGACCGGGCACATGGTCTTTGCAACGCTTCACACCCAGGACGCCCCGCAGACGGTAGACCGGGTGATAGACGTCTTTCCGCCCCACCAGCAGCAGCAGGTAAGGACGCAGCTCTCAAACGCTCTTGAGGGGGTAGTAACGCAGACGCTGGTGCAAAGAAGAGAGGAGAGAGGCGGCGGGCGGGTGGTAGCGGCGGAGGTGATGGTCGCAACAAGCGGGGTAAGGAACCTTATAAGGGAGGGGAAGAACCACCAGATCTACTCCGCGATGCAGACCGGAGCCGGGGTGGGGATGGTGACGATGGACGCGAGCCTGGTGGACCTTGTGAGGCGGGGTGAGATCTCAAAGGAGAGCGCCCTGAAGAAGTCCTCGAACCCCGAAGAGGTGCACAGGATGCTCGGTGCCGGGCCCCCGTCCGCGCGGGGCGGGTCTCGTAACGGGCTGGTCGGGGGTCGCAGATGA